The genomic interval CGTGGATCAGTTGGACAGCGATCCGCCGCATGAGTTCGACGACGTCGCGGCTCAGATCGATTCCGGCGCGATGGACGGCTTTGCGGCAAGCGGCGGACCCGACACGATGAAGGGATTCGACGCAGGCTCGCTTCCGGTCCTGCTGGAACTCGCGGCCAACAACCTCTATTTCGACAATTGGTACTCCTCGATGCCGGGCCCGACCTGGCCAAACCGGCTGTTCGTTCACGCCGCCTCGTCCGGAGGGCTCGACAACAGCATGGGCACGCTGGACGTCGTGCGCGCCGTGACCAATCCCGGCTACGCGCTGCAGTTCGAGAACGGTCATGTGTTCGACCGGCTTGCGGCAAAGGGCGTGTCGTGGCGCGTCTATCATCACCATGGCAGTTTCGACTTCGACTTTCCCCAGGTGCTGGCGCTGAAGGGAATGGTCGACAACCGGAACGACCCGCGCTTCTTCCGGCACTTCAAGAATTTTGCCGCCGATGTCGCGAGCGGCGACGTTGCCGGCTACACCTTCATCGAGCCGAGCTACGGCCTGCCCTCGTTCAGGAACGGCAACTCGCAGCATCCCACTGGCACGATCAGCCTTGGCGAGATCCTGATCAAGAAGATGCATGACGCCATCTTCGGCCAGAAGGTCGGCGCGAGCAGCGCCATGCTCGTCACATGGGACGAGCATGGCGGCTTCTTCGATCACGCAGCGCCACCGGCGGCGACACCGCCCGGCGACAAGCCGCTGAACCACGACAGGGCCGGCAATCCGCGCAATTGCGCATTCAACGGTTTTGGCGTGCGCGTGCCGGCGGTGCTGATCTCACCGTGGCTTCCGGCGGGCCTGGGCTCGACCATCTTCGGCAGCAATGCGAGGTTCGATCATTCCTCGGTCGTTCGCGCCCTGCGATCGACGTTTTCGCTCGGTGGCAAGCTGACCAACCGTGACGAAGCCTCGCCGGACTGGAATGCGGCGCTGCTCGCAAAACCGAGAGGCGTCTCGCTGACCTTGCCGAAGGTCGCGGCGAAGGCGCTTCGCCGGCCTGTTCCCACCGCCAAGGAGGTCGTCCGGGAGGAGGTGGCGCCGGGCGGCAACGTGCTGGGCACCGCGCAGATCGTCGCCGACATCGATTGGCACACCGCCCAGCGCCTGCATGTTCCGCCGGTCATCGCCTCGCAATTCGAAGCGAGGATGGCGAAGGCCCACCGCGTCCTGTCCGCTCCCGCCTCCGTGTCCGATGCCGCCGTGGGCGAGGCTCATTTGTCGGTGCTGGAATATATCGCCGCCGTGAGAGACCGGGACGAGCGCCTGCGCAAGGCGGAGCAACGGCAGAGCGCGCCGCGCAAGCGATCGCAGTCCAAAGCCCCGCGCGCTGCGAAGGCACCGGCGAAAAAGCCCGTCCGGAAGACGGCGAAGAAGCTCAAGGCACGCAAGCGGCGAGGCGGGCGCTAAAGCGTTTTCAAGCGAAGTGGATACCGGTTCGCGTCCAGAAAACGCATCTAAACAAGAATTCTAAGGCCCCGTTCCGATTCCATCGGAACGGGGGCTTAGAGCGTCGGTCGCGGCACGTCGCGCGTAGCGCGGCGTGCCCTCACGCCCCTCCCATCACGGTCCGCGTCAGCGAACTCCGTGCGAACTTCTTCAGCGGCGCCGGCTTGCCGAACAGATAGCCCTGCACGAGGTCGAAGCCGATCTCGTTGGCGGCGATCAGGTCGGCGCGGCTCTCGATGCCTTCGGCGAGCGCGGGCACGCCGTATTCCCGGGCGAGTTCGACGATGTGGCGGCACACCGTGCGCTTGAGACGGTCGTTGCCGTTGCCGGTGACGAACTGACGGTCGGCCTTGAGCTTGACGAACGCGAATTTGTCGATGCCCATGAGTGCCGGCCAATTGGTGCCGACATTGTCGATCGCAACGCCGATATTGTGAAAGCGCACCTCGCGCGCGATCTCGTTCAAAGGCGCGATCTCCTCGATCACCTCGTCACTGCCGATTTCGATCGTGAGCCCGCGGAACGCCGGGTGTGTCGGCATGCGCCGGCAGAGATCGCGCACGGCTTGCGGGTCCCGCAGGAATGACGCGGGAAGGTTGATCGAGAGGTCGGTCGCGTTTTGCCGTTCCAGCAGATAGTGCCAGTCGGCGAGGGCCCGCTCGATCACGAACTCGGACAAGGCGCGAAAATGCGGATCGTCCGCGTCGGGGATGAAATAGGCCGGCGGCACCACGCCCCAGGTCGGGTGCCGCATCCGCACCAGAGCCTCGGCACCGTAGCGAACGAGTGTGCGCGCGTTGATCTTCGGCTGGTACCAGAGCTCGAGCCAGCCGGCATGCAGGGCCTCGCCGACATGCACGGCGGGACTTGGCGCCGGCTCGTCCGGCAGCAGCACCGCGACCCGGTCGCGCAGCGTCTCGGCCGCGAATGGCGTGGTCAGAGGCAGCAGCATGTCGAGGCCATATTCCGCGCCGACTTGCTGCACGGCCTTCAGGACGATCGACTCGGGGGCGCCGACGGAAAGAACCTTGCCGCCGAACTGCGCGCGGACCAGCGTTTCGAGGATTCTGCCGGGCTCCAGTCCGTCGACGGCGATGCCGAGCAGGACAAGGTCCGGCAGCTCGGTGGCGAGCACACCGGTGAGCTCATCGACATGGCCGCATTCGCTGGTGACGAAGCCGAGATCCTCCAGCACCTCACAGAGGAAAGCGCGCAAGTGCCGCTTGCTATCGACTATGCAGGCGCGCGGCGTGACCTTTCTCCGCCCAAAGGTCGCAACCTTCCGCTCGACGAGTTCGCCCAGCCCATCTTCCATCGTACACCACTCCCGTTCTGTGACGGTCTGATAACGGCGAGCGAGGCTTCAAATATGGAGAGCTTGAGATGATTGTTGAATTATCCGAGTAACGTTAAAGCGCGCATCACGTGTAAAATTGTACGAATGTTTTTGAAGAAGTTTTTGCAATTGACCATTGCCGCGCCGACTGCGTGGAAACCTAACGACATAACCGGTGGTCAGCGGGCGCCGATGAAGTCGAGGCGTCCAAGCGATCGGGCGGCGCCGCACGCAGCGCCGCCCAATTGAATAATAGCGGTATCTGTTGCCGGTTTCTGCCTTGTCGTTTTCCACCGCTTTGTTGTCGGTGGTGGATAAAACTCGAATTCGGTTGCATAAGGTCACAACGCAACTGTGAACCATCTCACAAGTGTCCTGCGACAGTCGCGCTAAGCCTTCCCCAAGGGCCGGGGAGCCGGCCGCCGAGGACCGCAGCAATGACGACGCGGCGCATGATGGTCTGGTGGTTCAGGATTGTGTTGTCGGGACGGTTTCTCGACCGCTTCCTCAGTCTGCCGCGCGCGTCGCGGGACTGATTCCCCTCAGGTCTGTCCGATCAGCTTCCGGAACACTGCAGCGCCGTCGGTGACGGCGTCGCGCCCCTTCCATGCGAGATAGGTCAGCCGTCCCGTTAGCGACTGGTTGCTGCGCAGGCGGCGCGAACCGAGAATGTGGCCGACATTGGCGGGGAAGCGGCTTACTTCGGCGGCCACGAGCGCTGCGATCGCATCCATCAATTGCTGCAGGCGGACGCCCCACTCCGACTGCTCGATCTCGTCGATGCGCACCTTCAGTGCATATTCGGTGTCGTAGATGTCGGCCAAGAGGTCGCGGGCGACCAGCACGCGGTTGTGCTTGAGCGCGACCCGCAGGGCCAGGCGCCTGTCGTCGAGCTGGTCCAGCACCATCGAAACCGCGATCGCATAGGGCGTTGCCGCCACGTCCGCGGCGCTCTTGCTTGCCGCGGCCTTGGTCGCGAGCCGGATCAGGTGCCAGTATGGCTGCAGACGCCGTGCCACCAGCGTGATCGCAAAGGGCAGGGCGTTCGGATGGGATTTCCTGATGACGTCCAGCAGCACCGTGACCTTCGTCACCTGGCTGTCGTCGAGCTTGCCGATCTGCTCCGGCAGCTTTGCATTGAATTTCATGAGCGCGTCATGCGAGCGCAACACGTGCAGCATCTTGATGACGTCGTCGAAAGCGGTCCGCGAGGCCGTATATTGCCCGAGCTTGGCGCGCGATATTTCCTCGCCGTCGGACGAGGCGAGCGTGTTTTCGAGAACCTTGACGACCTTGGTCTGGAAGCCCGAGGCGATCTTCATCGCTTCCTTGGGATTGTTGGCGTCGGTCTGGTCGGTGACGGCCTTGGTGTAGTCACGCGCCATGGTCGGCAGCAGGTCGCGGCAGATCCATTCCCAGATCGGGGTCAGCGTGTTGCGCGAGATCCGGCCTGCATTGGCGTGCTCCGGTGCGCCGTCGATCAGAAAGCGTTCGAGCGGCGTGAAGAAGTAGCGCGACGGATTGCTGGCGCGGGCCAGTGTCGATCCGTCCTTGCGGAATTCGGCGCGCAGCTTGGACTGGATGTCGGACGAGCCCGGCATGTCGATCCCGCACAGCTCCAGCCGCTCGAGCTCGCTGAGCAGACAGCTCCGCGACAGCGGCGTCAGCTTTTGCAGAAACTCCCAAAGCCGATCGATCTCGTTCATGGCACGCAATCTTCCGCAGCGTTTCCCGTACGGCTACCCAGCCCGTCACGTGGAGGCATTTGCGCGCTCGCAACTACGGCTAAGAGAAGCAAGCCGCCGTTAATTAATCCGTAAAATGCGGGAACCGCGGGGACCGGATCACCCAGGCGGGCCCCAGGAGAGGTTTCCGCGAAAGCCTAAGAATTAGGCAGTTTTCACAACCGGGACGTGGTCTTACCCAAGTATTCGCAAGCACTAATTGCGTCACCGCCGCGAGTCTTACGTAAAACTGCTCGATTTACCGTAGTCTTACGGAGCAAAAAGTTAACCACGATTCGGCCCGGGTTCCGTTAAACGAATCACATGGGGCATCAGCAAGATACGGCCGCTGATTCGCGGCCGTCGAATTGGTACGACGACAGCTCTTCTCCGCACGGAGAGCTCGAACTCTCCCGGCTGAACGGCGCGCGCGCCCAGACGGTTGACGAAGCCGCCGCCGTGATGGCCCGCGAGCTCAACGGTCCGCTGACCGCGCTTCTGCTCTACATGGGCGAGATCAAGCATCACAGCGATCAGCTTGTGTCGGCGTCGGGCGACCGTGCTTATATCCAGCGCGTGGTGGAAAATGCGTTGACCCAGACCGAGCGTGTCTGCGCGCTCGTCAAGCAGTTCGTCGGCCCGCAAAGGAACGACCTGGCCGCCGTTTCCGTGACCGCAGAGACGGATGCGAAATCCGGCCGCGTGTCGCCGGGCCCGCGTCCCGTCGGCGTCGAATTGTCGAAGCTGTCCGGCCAGAAGCGGCTCACCAAGCGCGAGCGCGAGGTGCTCCGGTTGATCAGCGAAGGCTATTCCAACAAGCAGGGCGCGCTGCGGATGCAGATCAGCCCGCGGACGTTCGAAAGCCACCGGGCAGAGGCGATGCGCAAGCTCGGCGCGCGCAACACCGCGGACCTGGTTCGCGCGGCGCTGCTGCATTTGATCGATTGAGACAGGTTTGAAGAGGGGCTTGACCCCGCCGGATCGCGGCGCGCGGCTCGGCTGTTCTCAGTACAGATCTTCCGCGAAAGGACGGATGCGCGAGCCCGGTCGCAACGCCTTGGGCTCTTCCTTTGCGCTCGG from Bradyrhizobium arachidis carries:
- a CDS encoding alkaline phosphatase family protein — protein: MAKIEHVFVLMLENRSFDHMLAFSGLPGVNPPPSNFHFQSGAVDQLDSDPPHEFDDVAAQIDSGAMDGFAASGGPDTMKGFDAGSLPVLLELAANNLYFDNWYSSMPGPTWPNRLFVHAASSGGLDNSMGTLDVVRAVTNPGYALQFENGHVFDRLAAKGVSWRVYHHHGSFDFDFPQVLALKGMVDNRNDPRFFRHFKNFAADVASGDVAGYTFIEPSYGLPSFRNGNSQHPTGTISLGEILIKKMHDAIFGQKVGASSAMLVTWDEHGGFFDHAAPPAATPPGDKPLNHDRAGNPRNCAFNGFGVRVPAVLISPWLPAGLGSTIFGSNARFDHSSVVRALRSTFSLGGKLTNRDEASPDWNAALLAKPRGVSLTLPKVAAKALRRPVPTAKEVVREEVAPGGNVLGTAQIVADIDWHTAQRLHVPPVIASQFEARMAKAHRVLSAPASVSDAAVGEAHLSVLEYIAAVRDRDERLRKAEQRQSAPRKRSQSKAPRAAKAPAKKPVRKTAKKLKARKRRGGR
- a CDS encoding EAL domain-containing protein gives rise to the protein MEDGLGELVERKVATFGRRKVTPRACIVDSKRHLRAFLCEVLEDLGFVTSECGHVDELTGVLATELPDLVLLGIAVDGLEPGRILETLVRAQFGGKVLSVGAPESIVLKAVQQVGAEYGLDMLLPLTTPFAAETLRDRVAVLLPDEPAPSPAVHVGEALHAGWLELWYQPKINARTLVRYGAEALVRMRHPTWGVVPPAYFIPDADDPHFRALSEFVIERALADWHYLLERQNATDLSINLPASFLRDPQAVRDLCRRMPTHPAFRGLTIEIGSDEVIEEIAPLNEIAREVRFHNIGVAIDNVGTNWPALMGIDKFAFVKLKADRQFVTGNGNDRLKRTVCRHIVELAREYGVPALAEGIESRADLIAANEIGFDLVQGYLFGKPAPLKKFARSSLTRTVMGGA
- a CDS encoding helix-turn-helix transcriptional regulator; translation: MGHQQDTAADSRPSNWYDDSSSPHGELELSRLNGARAQTVDEAAAVMARELNGPLTALLLYMGEIKHHSDQLVSASGDRAYIQRVVENALTQTERVCALVKQFVGPQRNDLAAVSVTAETDAKSGRVSPGPRPVGVELSKLSGQKRLTKREREVLRLISEGYSNKQGALRMQISPRTFESHRAEAMRKLGARNTADLVRAALLHLID